Part of the Lysobacter enzymogenes genome is shown below.
GTCCGCGTCCCACCCCAGGCGCGCGCGCACGCCGCGCCACAGCCGCGGCGGCGCGTCGGCAGCGGGCAACTCCTGCGCCAGCAGATTCAGGCGCTGCTCCCATTGCGCCACCAGCCGCGCGAACGCGGGCTCGCTGCGGATGCGTTGCCGGGTCTGCGCGCGGGTGTCCGCGTCGAGCACGCCCAACACGTATTCGCCGGCGCGCACTTCCGCGCTCGGCGGTTCTTGATCGGTTTGATGGTCGCGGATGTTCATTGTTCCAGGCACGCCCGAAGCTGCAACAGGCCACGACGGATCCAACTCTTGACGCTGCCGACCGGCGAACCGGTGCGCTGAGCCAGTTCTTCGTAAGTGGTGCCTTCATAGAAGGCGGTGCGGATCAGCTGGCGCCGCCGCGGTTCCAGCGCCTGCATGCAGGTTTGCAGCAGTTCGGCCTCGCTGACCGCCTCGGCGCGCGCCGCCGGCGTCGGCTCGCCGTCGTCGAGCTCCTCCGGCAGTTCGATGCTGGCGCGCTTGAACGCGTAGCCGCCGCTGCGCATGCGGTCGATCGCCTTGTTGCGCACGATCGCGATCAGCCAGGTCATCGCCGAGGCCTTCTGCGGATCGTACTGATCGGCCTTGTGCCAGATCGCAACGAACGCGTCCTGCAGCACGTCTTCGGCTTCGGCGCGGTCGGGCATCAGCCGCAGGCACACGGCCAGCAGCGCGCTCGAGGTGCTGCGGTACAGGGCTTCGAACGCGGCGCGATCGCCGAGCGCCGCGCGCAGCAATCGCGCCTGCGCTTCGGAAGCCGTTCGTGCCGCGGAGTCTTCGGGAGGCGAAGTCATCGATGGACGCACCGGAGGGGCCGCGTTGGCGGCGAGCGACAAGTACACTACGGGAACGCCACCGATCCGGCAAAGCGGCCACGTCCGCACGACCGTGCCGGGCGACGGCCGAGACCGCGGCAGCAACGACGCCGACCGCAGCGCCGGGCTCATGCGCCGCACCGTTGCGTCAGCGGCGCCGTGGCGGCGGCCTGCGCGTCCATGTCGGGCGCGGCCGCGTCGGGCGGGAACCGCACCAGGACCTTGCGATAACGTCCGGCGTCGTCGCGGATCGTGCTCAAGCCCGAAAACGACTTCAGCCGGCGGCTGGCGGCGTCGTAGACCAGCTCGATCTCCGGCGCCGCGAACGCATACCAGGCGTCCATGCGCAGACGCACGCGCAGTTCTGCGCGCGCGCCCGGGCGCGGCGCCTCGGGCTCTGCGCGGAAGCGGTAGAACGCCAGCCTGGACGGAATCAGAAACGGCACCGAGACGGTTTTTCCCGCCGCCAGCTGCGGCCAGATTTCGCCGATCCGAGCGTCGAATCCGGCGTCGGCGACCGCGCCTTGCGGCACCTGGATCGTCGCGCTGCGTTCGCTTTCGCGCGGCGGGCGCGAGTACACGATGCGCTGCCCCGCGCGGCTGCGCAGGCCTTCTCGATAACCGTCGCGCGCGTCCTCGAAAGCGAAATCCGGCGCCGCCGCGCCGCGGCCCTCGTCGAGGATGCGGCGCGCGAACGCGCGGCCGTCGGGGCAACGGAACAGGGCGATCTTCTCGACCGACCCGCCTGCGCGGCGCGTCCAGTGGCTTTCGCGATACAGCAGGCGGCCGTCCTGCGGCGAGAACGCCAGGCCTTCGTAGTACGAGGGCGCGCCGCGCGCCTGCGCCAAGGGCAGGGCGGCGAGCGCGCACAGCGCGGCGACCTTGAACATGCGCACTCTCGGAACGTGATGGTGCTCGTACATACGCGGCGGCATCGCCTCGAGATGCAGCGCGCCTGTCTTAACTCACTGAACGGCATCGGCGGCCGCGCGCGCATCCATGCGCATCCGCGCATCGCCGCGCTGCGTAGCGAACCAGGCTAGCCCGATTCAGCCCCCTGTCCAGGAGCATGTCCATGAACTCTCGCAGCGCATCCGTACTCGCCACCGCCGTTCTCCTTCTGTCGACGACCGCGGCCGCCCACGCGCAGGACGAGGGGGCCTGGTCGGGCTTCTATCTGGGCGGAAACCTCGGCGGGGCGGACCCCGACAGCAGCGGCAGCAGCCGCCTGCGTTTCGATACCAATCTCGACGGCGGCTTCGGCGACACGGTCCGCACCGCCGCCGGCGCGGACGCGTTCTCGCCGGGATTCTGCGGCGGCGCCGCGGGCGGGCGCACGCCGGCCTCGGGTTGCCGCGGCGACAAGGGCGGCGCCGAATATGGGGTGCGCGGAGGCTACGACTGGCAGCGCGGCCGCTGGGTGTTCGGCGTCGTCGCCGAATACACCAAGAACGATGCGCGCGACAGCGTCAGCGCCTTCAGCACCACGCCGGCGTTCTACACCATGACCCGCGACCTGGATACGACCCTGGCGCTGCGCGGCCGGGTCGGCTGGAGCCTCGGCGCGCGCGGCGACTATCTGCTGTACGCGACCGCCGGCGCGGTGCGCGCCAATGTCGACCACAGCTTCGTCACCAGCAACACCGCCAACGCGTTCGGCCCGACCGGCGACGACCGCGCCTACGGCTGGCAGGCCGGCATCGGCCTGGAACGCAAGGTCCTGGACCACTTCACGGTCGGGCTGGAATACCTGTACACCCGCCTCAGCGACGACGACTACCGGGTGCGGGTCGGCCGCGGCACCGCGCCGGCGACCAATCCGTTCCTGCTGGTCAACCCGTCGGGCACCGATCTGCGCCGCGCCGACGAAGACTTCCAGATCGGCGCGTTGCGGCTGACCGCGACCTATCGCTTCTGAGCCGCACGTTGCGCGAACGCAGGATGCAGGACGGCGCGCGCAACCGCGTGCGCGCCGTCCGCGCGTGCGCGCCGCCCGCATCGCACGGATGCGGGCCAGCCGCTGCGTTCGCCGCACGCGACTCAGTAAGCGCCCGGGTTAGCGTTGAACGTCACCGGCACGGCGACGACGATGCAGCCGCCGGCGGGCAGCGCGCTGGCGGTGAGGCTGACCGTGTTGCCGCCGACGGCGCCGCCGGCACCGGCCGAACAGGTGCCGCCGCCGCTGCCGGTGCAGGTCCACTGCGCGTTGAGGGTGGCGCCCGGCGGCAGGGTGTCGCTGATCGCCGCGCCGTTGGCGGCATCGGCGCCGGCGGCGTTGCACGCGGTCAGGGTGTAGGTCGCCGAACCGCCCGGGGTGTAGGTGCCCGCGCCGTCGCTTTTGACGATCGACAGCCGCGCCGCGTTGGGCCGGTTGGTGAAGGTGCACACGACGGTCTGGGCGCGGCCGTTGGCGGCCGCGCCGGTCACCGAGACCGGCAGGGTGATGTTGACGCTGGTGCCGGTGCCGGTCGCGACCGCCGCGCCGGCGCCGTTGACGCAGTTGTAGGTCGCGGTGTACTGGCCCGTGGTCGCCGCGTTGGGCACTTCGGCG
Proteins encoded:
- a CDS encoding sigma-70 family RNA polymerase sigma factor; protein product: MTSPPEDSAARTASEAQARLLRAALGDRAAFEALYRSTSSALLAVCLRLMPDRAEAEDVLQDAFVAIWHKADQYDPQKASAMTWLIAIVRNKAIDRMRSGGYAFKRASIELPEELDDGEPTPAARAEAVSEAELLQTCMQALEPRRRQLIRTAFYEGTTYEELAQRTGSPVGSVKSWIRRGLLQLRACLEQ
- a CDS encoding outer membrane protein, giving the protein MNSRSASVLATAVLLLSTTAAAHAQDEGAWSGFYLGGNLGGADPDSSGSSRLRFDTNLDGGFGDTVRTAAGADAFSPGFCGGAAGGRTPASGCRGDKGGAEYGVRGGYDWQRGRWVFGVVAEYTKNDARDSVSAFSTTPAFYTMTRDLDTTLALRGRVGWSLGARGDYLLYATAGAVRANVDHSFVTSNTANAFGPTGDDRAYGWQAGIGLERKVLDHFTVGLEYLYTRLSDDDYRVRVGRGTAPATNPFLLVNPSGTDLRRADEDFQIGALRLTATYRF